The Marasmius oreades isolate 03SP1 chromosome 9, whole genome shotgun sequence sequence CGTACCGTAGACGGGCAATCGACGGGCGTAGTACGGTACATGTGATTTATGACTGTCACAACGGTTCGCGTGTTTCCTCCATGGCCAACACGTCGAATGAAGGTATGTACATTCTTCCGATAAGTACCATATTTATTGGTGCTATATCTCAGGTTCATTTTTTGCTTACAAGTCATCATTAGGTCCACCGCTAGCAACTCAGAGCATTCTGTGGGTAGCGCTTGGTCTTTTAGACTAATGTGGGGTTTATTTAAAGTTCTGGTGTGTTGTCCTACAGAATAGTCGTCGCGTTGAGCTGAAAAATCTCGACTCTGTTTCAGCTGTACATAAATATCCAAATTTCAATCTTTGTCCCACGTCGATACGGTTTCTGTGGATTCAAGGAGTCTCATAACTGTGGAAGATAGACTCAAGTTCCCGTCATTCAATGTCCAGAATATGCTGCGTGCATTTGGCCTGTCTAATGACGTCGCCCATGATTATTCAAGGTATGCAAGTTATTCTTTCACTTCGCGTCGTATGTACAGGTCTTGTACTATGTTTGGTTTGCCCGCCCCCCCTATCCCAACTATTGAGATATTGACATTGCCTACTTCAAATACAGGGATACCACAAAGGACCGGAGAGTTCCGTTTGCAAAGGGCGACAGTGGCCTTTCCAGAAAACAGAAAAACACTGATTTGGCACAGTCAAATTAATTCGCAACACTACATTACAAAGCTTGTTCGTCATGAAAGTCGCTCCTGTCTCTTCATATTCCAGGTACGCGCTGTGAAATGTAGTACTTTATTCCCAATGAATTGTTCGTTTGACAGCCAGAACAAAAAATTAAAAGCAGCGTTGTCGCTGAATGTCCTAGAAGGCATCACATGAGTAGTCGGACTCAAGGAGAATGAGTTGAATTTGACGCCGTTTGGACTGTAGCGCGTGTACAAGGCTGCTGGAAGGCTCTACGACGCCCGCGACCCTGCGAAGTATCGGCCACTTGTGTCACTGCGCACATAGTTTTGCAGCATAACGAAGGGCTCCAATACTACCAGACTGACATTTCTCTTGATTCCTCGCCCTGCTCAGCACACTTGGCGTTAAGTTGCATTCCCATGAATTTTACCTTGACATGAATTCAATGCTTTTGGGGTTTTATGAGACTCGTGGTCAACTAGTAGGGGTGAGCATGTTTGTTACCGCAGACACCAGCCACTGAAGGAAACGTATAAAAGCCTCCCCAAATCGAACTGCTTTTCTTCACTCGAACACTCAAAAGTCGTCTGTTCAAGTACTAGTCCTTTTGTTCAATATGCTCTTCAACAAAGTCTTCGCCGTCTCCACACTCACTACTCTTGCTGCCGCCACAGCCATCGAGCGCCGCACGGGCCAGCCTAACGAACAGTGCCCAGGCCTCCAATGCTGCCAACAGACCGGCCAAGCGACCGACACCTCTATCATTACCGGAGCTGGACTTCTTGACCCGCTCGGGCTCAACGGGCTCCTCACCTTACTGTTGGGCGTGCCCCTCGGCGTCATCGTCGGTCTCAACTGCAGCCCCATCACCGTTATCGGTGGTGGCAACGGTGCATGGTTAGTTCACGGGTCGCTGTTCTTCTACTAATCGAACATGATTAATGATACCCTTGATTTTCCCCTTCCTAAGCGGCTCTGGAGGCACTTCTGTTGTTTGCAATGACAACAGCCACGGTATATAATCCTATGCCTCTCGATATGTCGGCTCTGAACTGACTGTTTCCCCTCTCGATATCTAGGTGGTCTCGTCAACATCGGATGCGTTCCCATTACCATCTAAACATCACTCGGATAAGGAATGAAAGACTGCTGCTTGGATATCGCGGTTTGGATGTAGTACTCGCCTTTGATTGGTCTCAGGAAGTTCGGGTTTTTGTAGTTGAAATAATAGTGAAATATTAAATTGTTGTTGGTGTAAACGTGAAAATGTGTGGTTATCCTTCGCCGACCCGCTCTGATACGCCCCGGGATTAAAACTTAAGTTTGGGGTTAaaggttgaacgttgaacattAATGAGTCGCTCAATGGCTCCGATATGTATTTTTTGATTCTTTACTCAATTAAGCGAAATCTAGGTTGTGCCTTTCGTACGCGCTGAAGAACGTAGCCATTCGGAAGCGGTGGGAAGCAGCCACTAGTACTGCAGTCTGCAACCAGTCCTGTATTCGTGAGGCCTCTGAACACGCGTGGTCAAGATAGGTTCCCGGGCCGTTATTGCAATGAACGACGGGTTGCGGCAAATTACCTAGCAAGCAGCAGCAGCGTGGCTCTACTGACGTGCAGGTTCCAGAAATTCAACTCCGAACCTCGTCAAGTCGTCGGAGGATCGGGATCGTGTATACTATTATTTCGGGTCCAGCTTCAGCTAGGATGCAATCATGATCAGTAGGAATAGTCAAAATGAACTAACATTAAATACGATATATGCAGACTACCAGATTAAATGTGTATACCTAACACATACAGTAAAGTCTAAGGATACCCGGAATAGTAACGATCAATAGCCGATATTGACAACCTTATCAGCATAGGTTTCCCACTTGTTCAAAACCACATCCGCAATAAAGTGCGCCACATCTCGCCTGGAAACCGTATAACCACCCAGTTCTCCCTCACTCACCCGATACGCTGGCTTAGACTTGCCAGAGCCCGAccccttctttttcttctcggcTTGACACTCTCCATCTGTCAACATCGCAGGTCTGACCACCAAAACGTTCTTCAGCGTCCCGGGCGCCGGTAACCCTGGAGTTGAAGTCCAATTCGAGGGTAAGATCCCCTCATCCGCTTCCCCATCCTCTTTCGAGTTCCATGTCCAACCAGCACAATGATGAATAATGATTTCGAGTCCGATTTTGTCCTTGTGAGGGAGGGCAAGCATCCATGCGTAAAGAGGTttgagagggagaggaagtGAGGCATGCGAGGTCTTAGTGAGCCCTGTTGAAGAAACGGCAATGATTTTTGGTTGAGGCTGGGATGTAGGCATGGTCGTGATGGTATTCATGAAAGACCGAGTGACAAGGTCTGCAGGTTTAATGATAGCCCCTTTGGTAAGTGACATTTCGGGTGTTCCTCCTGAGAAGGGCATGCAAAATAGTCAATATCCTGTAATTCGGGAGAAAAACGAAACGCATTGACCACATACCAACTGTGAAGAGCAAGACATCAATGTTGCCGTGCTTTCCCGCTTCTTTCCAACCATTCTCAACGTCTGATTTCTCAAGCGCGTCGCCTTTGACGAGGAAAGCCTTGCCTGAAGCGACGTATTTGCCGATAACTTCGTCGTCCTGGAGCTTTGAGAGATTACGAAGCAGGAATGTCACAGTGCATCCAGAATCTACAGTAAGGAATATCGGAACTTTCAGCATTGCATCAGGTTGAATCGAAATAATCACGACGTGCCTAGAAGACGGATAGCAGAAAAGTAACCAATGTTTCGCGATCCACCAAGTGATAAAATGTTCATCTTGATGTAAGTGGTTTCAGGTCCCGAGAGTGAGTGAATTGTTTTGTACCTTTTACCAGAACTATGCTCTGATTTTATACTCCAGTTTCATCAGGGGCCTCGGCATAGTAGTGACGAGACAAAGGCGGCTTTGAAGCTGCATTGCCGTTGCACCCGATGAGCTGTGCCATCCGTGGCACACGCAAGTTGAGTTGGCGGGTATCCCACGACGGCCATATTGAGCCTCCGGTGCCCTGACATATACATATATGATATAACGCGTTATATGTACGTCGGTAATATGCGCATTTCGTACTGTAGATAAGCTACAGCCGTTTGGCTGACTTGAGGCTTGAGCTGCGCAATCCTTATATTATGGGAGAAGTGTCGCGATTATCttgaaaaaatgatctatgcgacaggagcggggtaaattaaagcggagattgAAATTTGCCATGTGCACGATATCGATGTACATGTCCCCTCCCTCTgagtggatgacttcccgtaaggatgtgcaaataatctcctttcaaataaaagttttgatgtaaattggaaattgggaaattgtcgaattatttgcagatgcctcccgcaatgctggaaatttgcatgaagtgctcggatttatcacacgtgtggtagctcgccaagggcgtaagcgcggacaaacttccaaatctgggctggaaatcatgtggactcacctcgcttaacgaaatattgcagcaaaaacagtttagaaaggggtcgctaggcctttctaaattcaagaatttagaacatgccctgatgttcagattctggtatttgttgccaggtatcactcgcttaacatatctccgatgattttcagcgttatttgcaacgatatttacaaataatccttacgggaagtcatccagtCTGAGGTAGACGTGTTATCCGGGCATTTGTACTTGTATGTTTCTCTCTGATTCTCGGACACTTACATCATTCTCGCCGAGCCGACTGTGCTTTGGAGCCGGACCAGTGCTCTTACATTTTCGGACTCTTATTTACTTCCTTTGGACTGCATGTATTTACAGCCACTGTAGTCTAGTATTTTTCTCTTGTATTTGTGTCTTACGGTTTCCACAGGGCACTGTTAAATGGACTTGGTAGCCCGAAAGTATTGTAGTATAAATAGGCCGGAGTAACTCAATATACGGTAGAATTCTCTTGCCTTATTTATCATCTGACCGTCATCAGATCTGACATAGAGAGGGCAATACTTCAGACGACCAACCGCACGTGGCATCCGTCACGCGTTACCGTTTCACCAAATCGGGTAGTGCCCACTCAATGCCCTTTCATCTTTCTACTTTGCTACACATTGTTTTTCACTAAAGTTCTTCTGGAGAATCATGCTAAATAGTACTATATAGTTGCTTCCGAAGTGGTATGACATTGCAATTTAATCTCAAGTCTCTGATATACTTTTAATGAATTTAGCCATGGTTTCTAAGGCTTATGAAAGTTTACCAGTGCCCCAATTCCTCGAAATCCTCCAAATAGTCATTGGAGATCTCCAAGACACATTCATCTCTTCTCTGAACCACGTTTCCAGGTCCTCCAAGGTTGGCATGATGTGTAAGGTGTGCTTTTGTTGTGGCTGGCATCAGAAATCACTGTGCTGGGCTAAAAACTGTATCAGGAGGCCAAGATCAGAACCTTTAATTGATTTTTTTGACACAACTTACTGTTCTGACTCAACTCTATAGATCTCCGGAAGCAAATTTATGTATCTGGTCGACGAACGATAGTGGTGGAAGAGGTAAAAGTATGGGACTTGGATATAAAAGGGTCGTCACACTCGATCACATGGGTTGGTGGATTATGAATGTCATCTACCTTACCATAGTACTTTTTATGTTTCTGTTGATTCCTACTGTGACTGACATCTATATTCAGCTGTTATTAGGTAATTTCTATGTTCCCACACTCCTTTTTTATAATAattgtcatctctcactgttcAGTTCTGTTTCTGtggcccttccccttcccttctTTAACTGTACCAACTTGGTGGGTTTTCCCACAGGTTgcaggtttttctgtgcatgggacaggggTGGAATGGGGTCAGCCACCTGTACAAAGTCCTGTACCAGTTCTACCTGCTATTCATGCCATCcaacatgtactgatttggtACAGAATACATTTATACTTTTTCAGGTCAAAACCTGTAACTCACACCTGTGACATAGAATAGAGCAGGGCCACACCCATGGATAGGAAAGTTAGGTTGGTGGGACGGAGCTGGAATGGGGTCagccaccctgtacaagtccaTCCCTACTATACTTTTTCCCATGGGTAATAAAGGGCTTGCAGAATGGGTTATACCTCTGACACAAGATAGAGTGGTTTTTCCACAGTTTCACAGAACAGGTGACACCTGTGACATGGATAGtgacacaaactttccccccatgggtgattctTGCTGTTCCCTACCTGCAGACCCCCTATAAGCTGAAGGCTGAGTGCAAGTcaagcaggtgtataaacatgcaaaaactcggcacaaagggccgggtcataagcttgtaAGTAAAGTCATGTACTGCAGATGCACAACGCAGGATGGTCCACAACAACTTGCGATGTAAAGCAACGTACTCTGATTTCCCGGCCTCCTAAGTACACGATCTCGCGTGACACATACAAAGGAAGAAACAATGATCTTCCCGGTCGCCACTTACGCAGACTTCGTCCTGTATAACAGCACATACGCCGAAGAatcctctcctcctccatccaACGTTGCAAGTTTCTCTCTCGGAAACACCGAAACCTTCTCATCGTCAAACTTGTACCAatcctcatcgtcttcatGTGCATACAAATCCAAATCTTGTTTCTTGGATGATGACCCAGATCCGGGCTCATCAGTATCCATAGCGTTGGGATCAGGGTTAGATGGTGAAGGCGATGTACCCGAACCCGCCCCGGGGAACTTCAAAGGAGGACCATGGAATACACTCTTCTTCACGAAGCCGATGTAGTGGCCAGAGTCAGCTGCAGCGCCTTTGTGTGTGACGATAGCTACGAGGCGAGTCAATCAATCGAAAAAGAATAGTCACGACGAATCCAAGAACCCACCAACTAACTCGTAAAGACCGTTACAACTAGCACCGACATCATTCTTCACAGACGGATCAATCAATTTTTCCAATTCaaccctctccctctcccgaTAGACATTTTCGTCCTCTAGTTCCCCTCCAGCTACCGGAGCGTCAGCAACACTCCCAGCCGCAGGCGTAGCCGAGTCCGTGGAAGCGTCCCCAGCAGCTTTTGTAgtctctttctcttgctGGACTTTCTTCGTCCGCCTCCGGACCTTTCGTCTCTCGGCACGTTCCTTCTCGATTTCTAGCATCCTCCTACTTGCAGGTAATAACTTCTCCTTGAGTTCGGGTGTAACCAGATCAAGAGCATCATAGACTTCCGGGAATTTGACTTTTCTCTACACAGGGGGTTGGCAAAAACGATACAAAAAATCATCAACACACGCATTACTCACCATGATCTTCGCTTTTTTCTGTACATCGGATTTCCAAGCAAATCGAACCATGTGTACTGTTAGGTAACTCGGAAGACGCGTCAACCTCGATGTCTGTACATATTCCGCGGTGCGATTAAGGGAAGGAGAATGTTTTGTGAGTGTCGAATTCAAGGCCTGAAATGAAAACATAAAAATTAGCTTCGTGCTTGAGATGGCGCGGAAAAAACTGACACCAAGGATACCGGAATGCATGTAATTCGTCTGAGCGGTGATGTTGCACTCAATCTTCATGATTTTCTCTGTCGCAACAGTTGGCGGCTCCTCCGGGGCTTCAGGGGACGACAGCCTTCAATGAAAAAAGAGTCATCACACAGAAGACGGATGAGGTCATCATAAGTACTCACTCTCTGCGGATTTCACCCATCATGtattgttcaatga is a genomic window containing:
- a CDS encoding uncharacterized protein (BUSCO:EOG09263BGW; MEROPS:MER0004316), with translation MAPLAVNIKHSGKTHSVQLDPELPPKAFKEAVHQATGVPLDRMKIMVKGGVLKDDSNWAKIAPKAGQTFMVIGTAGELPKAPEKPIVFLEDMDAEELASVLDRPVGFVNLGNTCYMNATVQALRAIPELQASLGVSQEGQPSTSAVPSLSGLPASLRGLYDSLTRTTDAVNPTGFLNVLRQVNPQFAERDRSEKTGMMAMMGGRYAQQDAEECYSQILNSLRELDVLEALVPEPARSGRRKFIEQYMMGEIRRELSSPEAPEEPPTVATEKIMKIECNITAQTNYMHSGILGALNSTLTKHSPSLNRTAEYVQTSRLTRLPSYLTVHMVRFAWKSDVQKKAKIMRKVKFPEVYDALDLVTPELKEKLLPASRRMLEIEKERAERRKVRRRTKKVQQEKETTKAAGDASTDSATPAAGSVADAPVAGGELEDENVYRERERVELEKLIDPSVKNDVGASCNGLYELVAIVTHKGAAADSGHYIGFVKKSVFHGPPLKFPGAGSGTSPSPSNPDPNAMDTDEPGSGSSSKKQDLDLYAHEDDEDWYKFDDEKVSVFPREKLATLDGGGEDSSAYVLLYRTKSA